The Neovison vison isolate M4711 chromosome 10, ASM_NN_V1, whole genome shotgun sequence genome has a segment encoding these proteins:
- the LOC122918034 gene encoding T-cell surface glycoprotein CD1c-like, which produces MPSLELVLLAALLLVGGGAEATQEHVLFSVIQISSFANQSWAQHQGSGWLGDMQSHGWDSELGTIIFLHSWSKGNFSDEEMIDLELLFRVYFIGFTRETQEYAGQMHFGYPIEVQVRAGCELHPNDTVESFLQAAYGGSHFLSFRDMSWVPAPKGDSRAQSVCDLLNQYEGIRETVHKLLTHTCPRFALGLFDAAKVDYERQVKPEAWLATGPRPAPGRLLLVCHVSGFHPKPVWVMWMRGEQEQQGTQQGDILPHADGTWYLRVTLDVAAREVAGLSCRVRHSSLGNQDIVLHWEQHLSVYLILLAVTVPLMLLVALVLWFKKRCSYQDIP; this is translated from the exons ATGCCCTCTCTGGAGCTTGTCCTGCTGGCTGCTCTCCTCCTGGTGGGTGGCGGCGCGGAAG ccacccaggagcacgtCTTGTTCAGCGTCATCCAGATCTCATCCTTTGCCAACCAGTCCTGGGCACAACATCAGGGCTCAGGTTGGCTGGGTGACATGCAGAGTCACGGCTGGGACAGCGAGCTTGGCACCATCATTTTCCTACACAGCTGGTCTAAGGGCAACTTCAGCGATGAGGAGATGATAGATTTGGAGCTGCTGTTCCGTGTCTACTTCATTGGATTCACTCGGGAGACGCAAGAATATGCCGGTCAAATGCACTTTGGAT atCCTATTGAAGTACAGGTGAGAGCTGGCTGTGAGCTACATCCTAATGACACTGTGGAAAGCTTCTTACAGGCAGCTTATGGTGGATCGCATTTCCTGAGTTTCCGAGACATGTCATGGGTGCCAGCTCCAAAGGGTGATAGCAGAGCCCAGAGTGTCTGTGACCTCCTGAACCAGTATGAAGGCATCAGGGAAACAGTGCATAAGCTCCTCACACATACCTGTCCCCGATTTGCCTTGGGTCTCTTCGATGCAGCGAAGGTGGATTACGAGAGGCAAG TGAAGCCAGAGGCCTGGCTGGCCACTGGCCCCCGTCCTGCTCCCGGCCGTCTGCTGCTGGTGTGCCACGTCTCCGGCTTCCACCCGAAGCCCGTGTGGGTGATGTGGATGCGGGgtgagcaggagcagcagggcacCCAGCAAGGCGACATCCTGCCCCACGCGGACGGGACGTGGTATCTCCGAGTGACCCTGGACGTGGCGGCCCGGGAGGTGGCCGGTCTGTCCTGCCGAGTGAGACACAGCAGTCTGGGAAACCAGGACATCGTCCTCCACTGGG AGCAGCACCTCTCCGTGTACTTGATCCTGTTGGCCGTGACGGTGCCCCTCATGCTCCTGGTAGCCCTCGTGTTGTGGTTTAAGAAGCGCTg CTCCTATCAAGACATCCCGTGA